The following are encoded together in the Blautia obeum ATCC 29174 genome:
- the rsmA gene encoding 16S rRNA (adenine(1518)-N(6)/adenine(1519)-N(6))-dimethyltransferase RsmA — MTRPYLGNPKYTIEVLQKYGFVFQKRFGQNFLIDTRVLDRIIEASEITKDDFVLEIGPGIGTMTQYLADAAREVTAVEIDDALIPILQDTLKEWDNVSVIHGDILKTDIRKIADEKNQGRPIKVVANLPYYITTPIIMGLFESHVPVDSITVMVQKEVADRMQTGPGSKDYGALSLAVQYYAKPEIVANVPPNCFMPRPKVGSAVIRLTRHQNPPVQAKDEKLMFRIIRASFNQRRKTLANGLKNSQELQFTKEQVEQAITECGLPLNIRGEALTLEQFAALADIFVDMK, encoded by the coding sequence ATGACCAGACCTTATCTTGGAAACCCGAAATATACCATTGAAGTTCTTCAAAAGTACGGATTTGTGTTCCAGAAAAGGTTTGGTCAGAATTTTCTGATCGATACCCGTGTTCTGGACAGGATCATTGAGGCATCTGAAATTACAAAAGATGATTTTGTACTGGAAATCGGACCAGGAATCGGAACGATGACTCAGTATCTGGCAGATGCGGCCAGAGAGGTTACTGCAGTTGAGATTGATGACGCGTTGATCCCGATTCTTCAGGATACGCTGAAAGAGTGGGATAATGTATCTGTGATACATGGTGATATCCTGAAGACAGATATCCGGAAGATTGCAGATGAAAAGAATCAGGGACGTCCGATCAAAGTTGTGGCAAATCTGCCGTATTATATAACAACACCGATCATTATGGGACTGTTTGAAAGTCATGTGCCTGTAGATTCCATTACGGTAATGGTTCAGAAAGAAGTTGCAGACAGAATGCAGACTGGTCCCGGATCCAAGGATTATGGTGCTTTATCACTGGCAGTACAATATTATGCAAAACCGGAGATCGTGGCAAATGTTCCGCCGAACTGTTTTATGCCGAGACCGAAGGTTGGCAGTGCAGTGATCCGGCTGACCAGACATCAGAATCCGCCGGTACAGGCAAAGGATGAAAAGCTGATGTTCCGTATTATCCGCGCTTCTTTTAACCAGAGAAGAAAGACACTGGCAAACGGATTAAAAAATTCACAGGAACTGCAGTTTACCAAAGAACAGGTTGAGCAGGCAATCACGGAATGTGGACTTCCACTGAATATCCGAGGTGAGGCTCTTACCCTGGAACAGTTTGCTGCACTGGCAGATATTTTTGTAGATATGAAATAA